Proteins co-encoded in one bacterium genomic window:
- a CDS encoding TrkA family potassium uptake protein, with translation MHVVVLGCGRVGATLAMALESEGHSVAVIDRNRESFRRLARGFKGKMILGIGIDEDVLRKAGIERAGGFAATTNGDNTNIMSAQIVKVRFKVPRVIARIYDPLRAEAYRELGIDTISPTLLGAGMCRDYLVGVPYRSVEDYQAVRGTPSAWPRGSSGAVPERSR, from the coding sequence ATGCACGTAGTTGTCCTCGGGTGCGGACGGGTCGGCGCAACGCTGGCGATGGCCCTCGAGTCCGAGGGGCATTCGGTGGCGGTCATCGACCGGAATCGGGAGTCGTTCCGACGGCTTGCCCGAGGGTTCAAGGGCAAGATGATCCTCGGGATCGGGATCGACGAGGACGTGCTGCGCAAGGCCGGAATCGAGCGGGCGGGGGGATTTGCCGCCACCACGAACGGGGACAACACCAACATCATGTCTGCGCAGATCGTCAAGGTGCGATTCAAGGTGCCCCGGGTCATCGCGCGGATCTACGATCCGCTGCGGGCCGAGGCGTACCGCGAGCTCGGCATCGACACGATCAGCCCGACGCTGCTGGGGGCGGGGATGTGCCGGGACTATCTGGTCGGCGTTCCGTACCGTAGCGTGGAGGACTACCAGGCGGTCCGCGGCACGCCCAGCGCGTGGCCGCGGGGGTCGTCGGGCGCCGTGCCGGAAAGGAGCCGGTAA
- a CDS encoding TrkA family potassium uptake protein, whose amino-acid sequence MYVIVAGGGKVGYYLTKALHAAGQEVTLIEKSRQRYDLLQETFGDSVILGDGCEVTTLEQAGAARADLVAAVTGDDEDNLVICQMAKRKFQVQRVIARINNPKNEVTFQLLGIDETVSSTKLIYSLIEQEVEVADVIPLSALRRGNLELVEVALTAGAPALRRRVRDLSLPPNCALAILVRGEAAEVISGDTVFEAGDLIVGITPSTCVQAFREALLGGGVPTR is encoded by the coding sequence ATGTACGTGATCGTCGCCGGGGGCGGGAAAGTCGGGTACTACCTGACCAAGGCGTTGCACGCCGCGGGGCAGGAGGTGACCCTGATCGAGAAATCGCGTCAGCGGTACGACCTGCTGCAGGAGACGTTCGGGGACAGCGTCATCCTCGGGGACGGGTGCGAGGTGACCACCCTCGAACAGGCGGGCGCCGCGCGGGCCGATCTTGTCGCCGCGGTCACGGGCGACGACGAAGACAACCTCGTGATCTGCCAGATGGCGAAACGGAAGTTCCAAGTGCAGCGCGTGATCGCCCGCATCAACAATCCCAAGAACGAGGTGACGTTCCAGCTGCTCGGGATCGACGAAACGGTCAGTTCCACCAAGCTGATCTACAGCCTGATCGAACAGGAAGTCGAGGTCGCCGACGTCATCCCGTTGAGCGCCCTCCGCCGCGGCAACCTCGAACTGGTCGAAGTCGCGTTGACGGCTGGCGCGCCGGCCCTGCGCAGGCGCGTCCGGGACCTCTCGTTGCCGCCGAACTGCGCGCTCGCGATCTTGGTGCGAGGGGAAGCCGCGGAGGTGATCTCCGGCGACACCGTGTTCGAAGCGGGGGACCTCATCGTGGGGATCACCCCATCGACGTGCGTCCAGGCGTTTCGCGAGGCGCTCCTCGGCGGAGGGGTGCCGACCCGCTGA
- a CDS encoding sigma-70 family RNA polymerase sigma factor, with protein sequence MGDAVFALDGLAGRTGVTFGSADRSGTHRLAAFEELLHRHLRSIHRVAYRLAGNADDAEDLVQEALVEAFRAFDRYQPGTYFDRWVYRIMTRTHIDRVRRRGRRPETSLDAPVGPSGDALVTLIGDTRDDPQQLTEVADLDGPIQAALDRLPEEFKTAVVLADVEGLSYDEIAAAVGCPVGTVRSRLHRGREMLRHALRPHLVRRSRE encoded by the coding sequence ATGGGTGACGCGGTATTCGCGCTGGACGGGCTCGCGGGGAGAACCGGGGTGACGTTCGGATCGGCCGACCGAAGCGGTACCCACCGTCTCGCCGCGTTCGAGGAGCTGCTGCATCGCCACCTGCGGAGTATTCACCGCGTCGCGTACCGTCTCGCGGGCAACGCCGACGACGCCGAGGATCTGGTCCAGGAAGCGCTCGTGGAGGCGTTCCGCGCGTTCGACCGGTATCAACCGGGGACGTACTTCGACCGCTGGGTCTACCGGATCATGACCCGTACCCACATCGACCGGGTACGGCGCCGAGGACGACGCCCCGAGACGTCGCTGGATGCGCCGGTCGGGCCAAGCGGCGACGCGCTCGTCACGCTGATCGGCGACACACGCGACGATCCCCAGCAGTTGACCGAGGTCGCCGACTTGGACGGGCCGATCCAGGCAGCGCTGGACCGGCTGCCGGAGGAGTTCAAGACGGCCGTCGTGCTTGCGGACGTGGAGGGCCTATCGTATGATGAGATCGCGGCCGCGGTGGGCTGTCCGGTCGGCACGGTGCGGTCGCGCTTGCACCGGGGCCGGGAGATGCTCCGGCACGCGTTGCGGCCTCATCTGGTGAGAAGGAGCCGGGAGTGA